GACCAGAGACCCGCCGGCGCACGAACCGGCCGAGCCCGAGGAGCCGAAATGCCAAGCCCCGAAACCTTCTACGAGGTCGTGCGCCGCCAAGGGATCTCCCGGCGCAGCTTCCTCAAGTTCTGCAGCCTCACGGCGAGCGCGCTCGGGCTCGGCCCGGCCTTCGCCGGACAGATCGCCGAGGCGATGGAGACCAAACCCCGCATCCCGGTACTCTGGCTCCATGGCCTGGAGTGCACCTGCTGCTCCGAGTCCTTCATCCGCTCGTCCCACCCGCTGGTCTCCGACGTGGTGCTGTCGATGATCTCGCTGGACTACGACGACCTGATCATGGCCGCCGCCGGCCACCAGGCCGAGGCGATCCTCGACGAGATCCGCCAGGAGCACAAGGGCCGCTACCTGCTGGCCGTCGAGGGCAACCCGCCGCTCGGCCAGGACGGGATGAGCTGCATCGTCGCCGGACGGCCCTTCGTCGAGCAACTCAAGGAGATGGCCGCCGACTGTCAGGCGGTCGTCGCTTGGGGCTCGTGCGCCTCCTGGGGCTGCGTCCAGGCGGCCCGCCCCAACCCGACCACGGCGACGCCGGTCGACCAGGTCATCCGCGACAAGCCGGTCATCAAGGTCCCCGGCTGCCCGCCGATCGCCGAGGTCATGACCGGCGTGCTGACCTATATGCTGACCTTCGATCGCATCCCGCCGCTCGACCGCCAGGGCCGGCCGCTGATGTTCTATGGCCAGCGTATCCACGACAAGTGTTACCGCCGCCCCCACTTCGACGCCGGCCAATACGTGGAGTCCTGGGACGACGAGGGCGCCCGGCGCGGCTACTGCCTCTACAAGATGGGCTGCAAGGGTCCGACGACCTACAACGCCTGCTCGACGGTGCGCTGGAACAACGGCGTCTCCTTCCCGATCCAGTCCGGTCACGGCTGCATCGGCTGCTCCGAGAAGGACTTCTGGGACAAGGAGGGCTTCTACCAGCATGTGACCGACACCCATGTCTTCGGCGTCGAGGCGAATGCCGACCGCACCGGCCTGGCCGTGGCCGGCGGCGTCGGCGTCGCGATCGCCGGCCACGCCACCGCGAGCGCCGTCAAGCGCGCCAAACAGAATAACGACAGTCAGAACAAGAAGGGGGATGACCAGCAATGAGTGTCGCCACGCCGAACGGCTTCGAGCTCGACAATACGGGGCGGCGCGTCGTCGTCGACCCCGTGACCCGAATCGAGGGACACCTGCGGTGCGAGGTCAACCTGGATGAGGGCAACGTGATCCGCAACGCCGTCAGCAGCGGCACCATGTGGCGCGGCCTCGAGGTGATCCTGCGCGGCCGCGACCCGCGCGATGCCTGGGCCTTCACGCAGCGTATCTGCGGGGTCTGCACCGGCACCCACGCCCTGACCTCGGTGCGCGCGGTGGAAGACGCCCTCGGGATCGCGATCCCGGAGAACGCCAACTCGATCCGCAACATCATGCAGCTCACGCTCCAGGCCCAGGATCACCTGGTCCACTTCTACCACCTGCATGCGTTGGATTGGGTCGATGTCGTCTCGGCGCTCAACGCCGACCCCAAGGCGACCAGCACGCTCGCCCAGTCGATCAGCGACTGGGCGAAGTCCTCCCCCGGCTACTTTCGCGACATCCAGGAGCGCCTCAAACGCTTCGTCGCGATGGGCCAGCTCGGCCCCTTCATGAACGGCTACTGGGGCAATCCGGCCTACAAGCTGCCGGCCGAGGCGAACCTGATGGCGGTCGCCCACTACCTGGAGGCGCTCGACTTCCAGAAGGAGATCGTCAAGATCCACACCATCTACGGCGGCAAGAACCCGCACCCGAACTGGCTGGTCGGCGGAATGCCATGCGCGATCAACGTCGAGGACACAGGCGCCGTCGGGGCCGTCAACATGGAGCGGCTGAACCTGATCAGCGGCATTATCGACCGCACGATCGAGTTCATCGACAAGGTCTATTTGCCGGACCTGCTGGCGATTGCCTCCTTCTACAAGGACTGGACCTACGGCGGGGGCCTGAGCAGCCAGGCGGTGCTCTCCTACGGCGATATCCCGGAGCATGCCAACGACGACTCGGCCGAGAACCAGTTGCTGCCGCGCGGGGCCATCATCAATGGCAACCTCGCCGAGATCCATGACGTCGACCTGCGCGATCCAGAACAGGTCCAGGAGTTCGTCACCCACTCCTGGTTCCGCTATGCCGACGAGACACGCGGCCTGCACCCGTGGGACGGCGTCACCGAACCCAATTTCGCGCTCGGGCCGAACACGGTGGGCGAACCGACCCGCATCGAGGCCATCGACGAGCAGGCCAAGTACTCCTGGGTCAAGGCACCGCGCTGGCGCGGCCATGCGATGGAGGTCGGGCCGCTGGCGCGCTGGGTCATCGGCTACGCCAAGGGCCTGCCGGAGTTCAAGGAGCCGGTCGACAAGGTGCTGACCGACCTCGGGCTGCCGCTCGGGGCCCTCTTCTCGACACTCGGTCGCACCGCCGCACGCGGCCTGGAGGCCTCCTGGGCCGCGCACAAGATGCGCTACTTCCAGGACAAGCTGGTGGCCAACATCAAGGCCGGCGACACGGCCACGGCCAACACCGAGCGCTGGGAACCGAAGACCTGGCCGAAAGAGGTGCGCGGCGTCGGCACCACCGAGGCACCGCGCGGCGCGCTCGGTCACTGGGTGGTGATCCGCGACGGCAAGATCGACAACTACCAGGCCGTGGTGCCGACCACCTGGAACGCCTCGCCGCGCGATGCCGCCGGCAACATCGGCGCCTACGAGGCGGCCCTGCTCGGCACGCCGCTGGCCAAGGCCGACGAGCCGCTGGAGATCCTGCGCACGCTGCACAGCTTCGATCCCTGCCTCGCCTGCGCCGCGCACATCCTGAGCCCGGATGGCGAGGAGCTGACCGAGATCACCGTGCGCTGAGCCGGGCGGCACCCCGCGCCAAGATTGAGGATATCCCCATGCCTACCGGTCTTCCCCAAGTCCAGCAGACGGCCATCTACGTCTACCAGGCCCCGCTGCGGGTCTGGCACTGGGTCAATGCCCTCGCGATCACGGTCCTGGCCGTCAGCGGCTATCTGATCGCTAACCCGCTGCCGAGCGTTCCGGGCGAGGCGAGCGACAACTTCGTCATGGGCTACATCCGTTTCACCCATTTCGCCGCCGCCTATGTCTTCGTCGGGGGATTCGTCTTTCGCCTCTACTGGGCGGCGGTCGGCAACCGCTATGCCCGGCAGCTCTTCGCCCTACCCTTCTGGCGGGCGAGCTTCTGGCGGGAACTGGCGCACGAACTGCGCTGGTACGCCTTTCTCGAGCGCGAGCCGAAGAAGTACGTCGGCCACAATCCGTTGGCCCACCTCTTCATGGTCGTCATCATCACGGTCGGCGGCCTGGTGATGATCGCCACCGGCTTCGCCCTCTACTCGGAGCAGACCGGAATCGGCAGCTGGCAGGACCGACTGTTCGGCTGGGTGATCCCGCTCGTCGGCCAGAGCCAGGATGTCCGCATGTGGCACCACTGGGGGATGTGGATCATCGTCGTCTTCGTGATGCTGCACGTCTACGCCGCGATCCGCGAGGACATCATGTCCCGCCAAAGCCTGATCAGCACCATGCTGAGCGGTTGGCGAATGTTCAAGGACGACCGCCCATGACGGCCACGGATACCCAGCGGGTCCTGGTGCTCGGCATCGGCAACGTCCTCTGGGCCGACGAGGGCTTCGGCGTGCGCGCCCTCGAGACCCTCGCCCAGCGTTGGCGGCTACCGCCCAACGTCCAGCTGCTCGATGGCGGCACCCAAGGGCTCTACCTCGTCGATCGGGTGCGCGAGGCCGACGTGCTGGTCGTCTTCGACGCCGTCGACTACGGATTGCCGCCCGGGACCCTGAAGCGCGTCGAGGGTGAAGAAGTGCCGCGCTTCCTCGGGGCGAAGAAGATGAGCCTGCACCAGACCGGCTTCCAGGAGGTGCTGGCCCTGGCCGCCCTGCTCGGCGACTACCCACAACACCTGCTCCTGATCGGCGTCCAACCGGTCGAGCTCGAGGACTTCGGCGGCAGCCTGCGCCCGGCCGTGAAGGCCCAGATCGAGCCGGCGATCGCGATGGCCCTGGCCTATCTCGCCGACTTCGGCATCGCCGCCGAACCGATCGAGGAGCCCGAAACTGGGACGATGAGCGAGCGCCGACCTGAGGGACCGGCGAAGCCCTCCGACCTCCCCCATCCCTCGCTCGGCCTGCCGATCTACGAGGCCGGCCGACCAGACCCGCAGACGGCCTGCCGCACCGGCGATGCCCGCGTGCTCGCCCGGGCACGCAGTCCGGCGGGCGCCGCAACGCCGAAAACCACAAACCGCTTGGATTCGTAGGGCCGGCTGTGCGGACCTTGCGCGATCGATGGTCCGCGCAGCGGACCCTACGGGGCTAGATCTCGTCGTCGACGGCGGCGAGAACGAGGCCGGTCGCGACCTCGGGATCGTTGGTGAAGGCGAGGCAGTGACCACTGCCATCGATCAGGTAGATGTTGCAGCCGGGGATGGCGTAGGCGGGTTCGCGCTCGCCGACGTCATCGTCGCTGCAATAGGTGAAATGCAGGTCGGCGAAGTCGGTGCGCAGGCGCGCTAGGGTCTCTTCGCTCAGACCGGCCGCGACGACCACGGCCGCGACCTCGGCGATGCGCTCGGGGCTGATCATCCTAAAAGCGACAGTTGGACGGCGGTCGAGGTGCGCCGCGCGGGGTGTCCGGCAAGGCACAAGGAGGCGCAATAGCCAAGCGATTGCAACGCGTTGTAACACCGCCGGGCGCCGTAGCGACCTGCACCGAGCTGGTGAGTAGGATTCACACAGAGCATCTTGGCGGTTTCAACAACTTGAATCCATGACGAAGCGGTCAACTGCCGCTTTTAGGATCATGCCTCGTCCGACTCGACGGCGAAGCGGATGCGTTCTTCGGGATCGCGCCCCATGACCTTGGCGAGCCACGGCGGCGGCTTATCGGCCAGGATGCCCTGGAGGGCAGCGACGCGCTCGCGGGCACTGCCTCCCTCGGGGAAGCGGATCGGATGGATGTCGGCGCGCACGACCTTGGCTGCGGCCGGGCCACCGATCGAGGCGACATAGAGGACCTGGCAGTCGCCGATCAGCCCGGCGCGGTAGTTGTTCTTGTCGTCGGCAGCCATGGCCTCGTCGACCTCGCGCACATCGACGAGCCGGTTGCCCTCGGCCCAGACCTGATAGACGAGGAAACGCCGGCAAGAGCCGAAGTGCCCATCGAGGGCCTCGCCGGTGTTCGAGGCGCAGGCGACGCGGATCGAATCGCCGAGCCGCTCGGCAACCTCGTCCTCGACCGACGGCGGCGGTGTGCTGTCGCCGACCGCCTCGCCCTTCAGGAAGGCCAGGGCGCCCTTGAGCAGTGGGACATCCACCTCACCGAGTTCGCCGTCGGCGGCCGTCTTGAGCTGGCGGACCGTCAACCCGTTGAGTCGCTGCTCGCTCAGGGGCAGGCCGACCGCGTCCGCCAACACCTTGAGCAGGCGCGCCGGCGGCGTCTCGGGCAGGGCCCGCGCAGCGAGCGCGACCCGCAGGGCGATATCGTCGGAGATGGGTGCTCTGGTCATGGTCTCTGTCCCCTGGGACGCCGCGGCGCGCATGGCCGGGCGGCGCGATCGTTGCGGGTCGGCCCGCTGGCTGCTGCGGGTCCGGTCAGGTACGTCAGGCCGGGACGATGCAGTCGTCTTCCATGCAGGCGTCGAGGCACTGAGGGTCGTCGAACTCGCCCTCGCACTCGGTGCAGGTGCTCGCTTCGATCCGATAGACGCCCTTGGCGGGGCTGATCGAGTTGGTCGGGCAAACGGG
This portion of the Thioflavicoccus mobilis 8321 genome encodes:
- a CDS encoding hydrogenase small subunit; amino-acid sequence: MPSPETFYEVVRRQGISRRSFLKFCSLTASALGLGPAFAGQIAEAMETKPRIPVLWLHGLECTCCSESFIRSSHPLVSDVVLSMISLDYDDLIMAAAGHQAEAILDEIRQEHKGRYLLAVEGNPPLGQDGMSCIVAGRPFVEQLKEMAADCQAVVAWGSCASWGCVQAARPNPTTATPVDQVIRDKPVIKVPGCPPIAEVMTGVLTYMLTFDRIPPLDRQGRPLMFYGQRIHDKCYRRPHFDAGQYVESWDDEGARRGYCLYKMGCKGPTTYNACSTVRWNNGVSFPIQSGHGCIGCSEKDFWDKEGFYQHVTDTHVFGVEANADRTGLAVAGGVGVAIAGHATASAVKRAKQNNDSQNKKGDDQQ
- a CDS encoding nickel-dependent hydrogenase large subunit, which gives rise to MSVATPNGFELDNTGRRVVVDPVTRIEGHLRCEVNLDEGNVIRNAVSSGTMWRGLEVILRGRDPRDAWAFTQRICGVCTGTHALTSVRAVEDALGIAIPENANSIRNIMQLTLQAQDHLVHFYHLHALDWVDVVSALNADPKATSTLAQSISDWAKSSPGYFRDIQERLKRFVAMGQLGPFMNGYWGNPAYKLPAEANLMAVAHYLEALDFQKEIVKIHTIYGGKNPHPNWLVGGMPCAINVEDTGAVGAVNMERLNLISGIIDRTIEFIDKVYLPDLLAIASFYKDWTYGGGLSSQAVLSYGDIPEHANDDSAENQLLPRGAIINGNLAEIHDVDLRDPEQVQEFVTHSWFRYADETRGLHPWDGVTEPNFALGPNTVGEPTRIEAIDEQAKYSWVKAPRWRGHAMEVGPLARWVIGYAKGLPEFKEPVDKVLTDLGLPLGALFSTLGRTAARGLEASWAAHKMRYFQDKLVANIKAGDTATANTERWEPKTWPKEVRGVGTTEAPRGALGHWVVIRDGKIDNYQAVVPTTWNASPRDAAGNIGAYEAALLGTPLAKADEPLEILRTLHSFDPCLACAAHILSPDGEELTEITVR
- the cybH gene encoding Ni/Fe-hydrogenase, b-type cytochrome subunit; amino-acid sequence: MPTGLPQVQQTAIYVYQAPLRVWHWVNALAITVLAVSGYLIANPLPSVPGEASDNFVMGYIRFTHFAAAYVFVGGFVFRLYWAAVGNRYARQLFALPFWRASFWRELAHELRWYAFLEREPKKYVGHNPLAHLFMVVIITVGGLVMIATGFALYSEQTGIGSWQDRLFGWVIPLVGQSQDVRMWHHWGMWIIVVFVMLHVYAAIREDIMSRQSLISTMLSGWRMFKDDRP
- a CDS encoding HyaD/HybD family hydrogenase maturation endopeptidase, which encodes MTATDTQRVLVLGIGNVLWADEGFGVRALETLAQRWRLPPNVQLLDGGTQGLYLVDRVREADVLVVFDAVDYGLPPGTLKRVEGEEVPRFLGAKKMSLHQTGFQEVLALAALLGDYPQHLLLIGVQPVELEDFGGSLRPAVKAQIEPAIAMALAYLADFGIAAEPIEEPETGTMSERRPEGPAKPSDLPHPSLGLPIYEAGRPDPQTACRTGDARVLARARSPAGAATPKTTNRLDS
- a CDS encoding DUF6129 family protein, with product MISPERIAEVAAVVVAAGLSEETLARLRTDFADLHFTYCSDDDVGEREPAYAIPGCNIYLIDGSGHCLAFTNDPEVATGLVLAAVDDEI
- a CDS encoding dinitrogenase iron-molybdenum cofactor biosynthesis protein; its protein translation is MTRAPISDDIALRVALAARALPETPPARLLKVLADAVGLPLSEQRLNGLTVRQLKTAADGELGEVDVPLLKGALAFLKGEAVGDSTPPPSVEDEVAERLGDSIRVACASNTGEALDGHFGSCRRFLVYQVWAEGNRLVDVREVDEAMAADDKNNYRAGLIGDCQVLYVASIGGPAAAKVVRADIHPIRFPEGGSARERVAALQGILADKPPPWLAKVMGRDPEERIRFAVESDEA
- a CDS encoding 4Fe-4S binding protein codes for the protein MAFQIVRDVCTACGDCEPVCPTNSISPAKGVYRIEASTCTECEGEFDDPQCLDACMEDDCIVPA